Proteins co-encoded in one Gossypium arboreum isolate Shixiya-1 chromosome 11, ASM2569848v2, whole genome shotgun sequence genomic window:
- the LOC108470500 gene encoding uncharacterized protein LOC108470500, which produces MSAKKVLVVGGTGYLGQHLLQGFSEIQATTPFALAFTYNSFPPRPLLLAFPTSFAFHVDLKTGLGFDSISQQFGQPDVVVNCAALSVPRACENDPDAAISINVPSSLVNWLSSFAHSDNTLLIHLSTDQVYEGVKSFYKEEDEALPVNVYGKSKVAAEQFISEKWSNFAILRSSIIFGPQTVSPVPKSLPIQWIDGVLSKGDKVESFYDEYRCPIYVKDVVAIIRTSIEKWLSEGKKMQLLLNVGGPDRVSRVQMAEAVAQIRGYDSSLIKPVSASSVDRGVKSPADISMDITKLVQKLNICPTPFKDGVKLTLAAEASL; this is translated from the exons ATGAGCGCTAAGAAAGTGTTAGTAGTGGGCGGCACCGGCTATTTGGGGCAACATCTCTTGCAAGGCTTTTCAGAGATCCAAGCAACTACCCCGTTTGCCTTGGCATTCACCTACAACTCCTTTCCTCCTCGGCCTCTGCTCCTTGCCTTTCCCACCTCTTTCGCTTTCCACGTTGATTTGAAAACTGGACTGGGTTTCGATTCCATTTCTCAACAATTTGGCCAG CCTGATGTGGTTGTTAACTGCGCTGCCCTGTCGGTGCCTCGCGCTTGCGAGAATGACCCTGATGCCGCTATATCTATCAATGTGCCTAGTTCTCTTGTAAATTGGTTGTCAAGCTTTGCCCACAGTGACAATACTCTTCTTATTCATCTCTCGACAGATCAAG TGTATGAAGGAGTAAAATCTTTTTACAAGGAGGAAGATGAAGCTCTTCCCGTTAATGTTTATGGAAAATCGAAAGTAGCAGCTGAGCAGTTCATCTCTGAGAAGTGGTCAAATTTTGCTATTCTAAGAAGTAGTATTATATTTGGGCCTCAAACTGTCTCACCTGTTCCTAAATCTCTTCCTATTCAG TGGATTGATGGTGTCCTTTCTAAAGGAGATAAAGTGGAGTCCTTTTATGATGAGTACCGTTGTCCAATATATGTCAAGGATGTTGTGGCTATCATCCGGACTTCGATTGAAAAATGGCTATCAG AGGGTAAGAAAATGCAGTTGCTACTGAATGTTGGTGGACCAGACAGGGTTTCCCGTGTTCAAATGGCTGAAGCTGTGGCACAAATTAGAGGATATGATTCCTCATTAATTAAACCAGTGTCTGCATCATCT GTTGACCGTGGTGTTAAGTCCCCAGCTGATATATCTATGGATATCACCAAGCTGGTTCAGAAGCTAAATATTTGTCCTACTCCATTTAAAGATGGTGTTAAACTGACACTTGCAGCTGAAGCAAGTTTGTGA
- the LOC108471015 gene encoding uncharacterized protein LOC108471015, translating into MLFGHADGLSEQRSPRDQLLADPESLEDDFKLDSSETILYAASFEELARDNLQYDTIIWVSISLLLVLAWGVGIIMLLYLPFRRYVLQKDISSRKLYVTPSEIVYEVSRPSFIPFWGTITIEKHVPLSKVIDIIIEQGWLQSVYGIHTFRVESIAHGKAAPVDELQVQGVANPALLRRVIVREAAKPIQEVGRGWKLSTVTGEVETASRMTSSFTEGQPILRSPAKSWKMTASPRHSSVERRAMVPGELFMQKLEEVNKSVKKIEFLIEKSQASSEPEGS; encoded by the exons ATGTTGTTCGGTCATGCTGATGGTCTATCTGAACAACGGTCACCAAGGGACCAGCTACTCGCTGATCCTGAATCGCTGGAAGATGATTTCAAATTAGACAGTTCTGAAACGATATTGTACGCTGCTTCTTTTGAAGAACTCGCCAGAGATAATCTTCAGTATGACACCATCATATGGGTTTCTATATCGTTATTGCTGGTTTTGGCTTGGGGTGTTGGCATCATCATGTTGCTCTACCTGCCCTTTAGAAGATATGTGCTTCAGAAGGACATTTCATCACGCAAGCTTTATGTCACACCTAGTGAAATAGTTTACGAG GTTTCGAGACCCTCTTTCATACCCTTTTGGGGCACAATAACAATTGAAAAGCATGTACCTCTTTCCAAGGTGATTGATATTATAATTGAACAAG GGTGGTTGCAATCAGTGTACGGTATCCATACCTTTAGAGTTGAAAGCATAGCCCATGGAAAAGCTGCACCTGTTGACGAACTACAGGTTCAAGGGGTTGCAAACCCTGCACTTCTGAGAAGG GTCATTGTAAGAGAAGCTGCAAAGCCTATACAGGAAGTTGGTAGAGGTTGGAAACTTTCTACTGTGACTGGTGAAGTGGAAACTGCATCTCGAATGACATCATCATTCACAGAAGGACAACCAATCCTAAGATCACCAGCCAAAAGTTGGAAG ATGACAGCTTCACCGCGTCATTCTTCCGTGGAGCGCAGAGCAATGGTGCCTGGAGAGTTGTTTATGCAAAAACTTGAAGAAGTCAATAAATCAGTAAAG AAAATTGAGTTTCTCATCGAGAAGTCCCAAGCTTCCTCGGAGCCAGAGGGTAGCTGA